From Bordetella flabilis, the proteins below share one genomic window:
- a CDS encoding glycosyltransferase family 2 protein: MNDKVRVPRVSVIVPNYNYERFLGERLRTILAQTYQDFELIFLDDASPDGSVEYVRREFGNRIDRIEVNARNSGNPFVQWNRGVNMARGELIWIAEADDYCAPNFLERMIAAIEQSRRIGLAYCMTVPVDTESRILNQNFHLAYLGDIGPEHWHQDFVSNGQEEIHRYLSQKNTITNVSGVLFRREAYLQSGGAFEKLRMCGDWLTYLQVLQNWDVAFVSEPLNFHRQHPSKHTHNSVLNLSYFREFLYVQRYVSDAASLTLAERTRAFRRIIGEWDRLTVGHNGRITLPRTFRLAWMIAATYHRPRQLLVNLKHLIKNAKKSVTAKWAH, from the coding sequence ATGAATGATAAAGTTCGGGTGCCACGTGTCAGCGTAATCGTACCGAATTACAATTACGAAAGATTTCTAGGTGAGCGATTGCGCACTATCCTCGCTCAGACCTATCAGGATTTCGAGCTAATTTTTCTAGATGACGCCTCCCCTGACGGCAGCGTGGAATACGTGCGACGTGAGTTCGGCAATCGCATCGATCGCATCGAAGTAAACGCCAGGAACTCCGGCAATCCTTTCGTGCAGTGGAATCGCGGCGTCAATATGGCCCGCGGTGAGCTCATCTGGATTGCCGAGGCGGACGACTACTGTGCACCTAATTTCTTAGAACGAATGATCGCTGCGATTGAACAATCGCGACGGATTGGCTTGGCGTATTGCATGACCGTGCCGGTGGACACCGAGAGTCGAATACTCAACCAAAACTTTCACCTCGCATACCTGGGGGATATTGGTCCGGAACATTGGCACCAAGACTTCGTCTCCAACGGCCAGGAGGAAATTCACCGCTATCTGTCACAGAAGAACACGATCACGAATGTGAGTGGAGTGTTATTTCGGCGCGAAGCATATTTGCAGTCTGGAGGCGCATTTGAGAAACTCAGAATGTGTGGGGATTGGTTGACCTACCTGCAGGTTTTGCAGAACTGGGACGTGGCGTTCGTGAGCGAACCCTTGAACTTCCACCGGCAGCATCCGAGCAAGCATACGCACAACTCTGTGCTGAACCTGTCCTACTTCCGTGAGTTTCTGTACGTCCAACGCTACGTCTCCGACGCCGCGTCATTGACACTAGCGGAACGTACGCGCGCATTCCGCCGTATCATTGGTGAATGGGACCGCCTGACGGTGGGACATAACGGACGTATCACATTACCTCGCACGTTCCGACTGGCATGGATGATTGCGGCCACGTACCATCGACCGCGCCAGTTGTTGGTCAATCTAAAGCATCTCATTAAGAATGCAAAAAAATCAGTGACTGCGAAATGGGCTCATTAA
- a CDS encoding glycosyltransferase: MTENKAQELQFTGERYLPEVPGQLELEHFHRYILASKFVVGKRVLDIASGEGYGSSVMADVAGSVVGVDISQEAVDHARTRYVKTNLLFCQGDAAAIPVDSASVDVVVSFETIEHHDQHQEMMAEIRRVLVPGGLLIISSPNKLNYTDIPKYENPFHVKELYKEEFHALLATSFRHVEMLGQRVVYGSLIVGERSITHGFSNYLKRKCVEHSHELNAPVYDVAFASDAPLPQVELTFYEQMHGEQFAADYLTHELMKHHYTAVALDKMRQDLEAQISVLQPRGQRCEEEIASLREQVKQGQAQITALHQQAKQREVRITGMTELVNRREVEIHDLERQIWDWNRNVAELLKVHDEAKRQVEQLEGALNALQTSTTWRMLGWLRWLTRQRHRARQALALLPGAIRRAGGIAPLARIVLRSWSRGGLSEVRAAASRHADLEASGASTTAAGETPAASVAPSGPEILFISHEASRTGAPIFLLDLIRIVKQAMGVRCTIVLCAGGELEADFRELGDVYVLPARHFVDPTTLAALKQRDIRLIYANTITNGAVQQQLKTLSKPTICHVHELAYSIERHFGLENLQRVVDATDLFLAGSDVVRRYLVDHGNVLPERVQIGYPFIDTASNRARAAQSVPPLELPDDAVVVVACGTICWRKGTDLFLQVAQRVLHACKRPVEFVWIGGPLKSSEYANLRYDAEQLGVSEHLHFPGAVQDHIPYLAQGDIFVLPSREDPFPLVVLDAASLGSPIVCFDRAGGAPELVEKDAGNVVEYMDVDAMAAAVSTLVDDDELRARLGERAKQKVNIRHDKGVVGVQTIEVIKAYMEKVAVHHE, from the coding sequence ATGACAGAGAACAAGGCGCAAGAGTTGCAGTTCACCGGGGAGAGGTACCTGCCTGAGGTGCCCGGTCAACTCGAGCTCGAACATTTTCATCGCTACATCTTGGCGAGCAAGTTTGTAGTTGGCAAGCGGGTGCTAGACATCGCGAGCGGCGAAGGGTATGGCAGCAGCGTAATGGCCGATGTCGCGGGTAGCGTAGTCGGCGTCGATATTTCTCAGGAGGCGGTCGATCACGCGCGGACGCGCTACGTCAAGACAAACCTGCTATTTTGTCAGGGAGACGCGGCGGCGATCCCTGTGGACAGCGCCAGTGTAGATGTGGTTGTGAGTTTCGAGACCATCGAGCACCACGATCAGCACCAGGAAATGATGGCCGAGATTAGGCGCGTCCTGGTACCCGGCGGCCTGCTGATTATCTCCAGCCCCAACAAACTCAACTACACGGACATACCGAAGTACGAAAATCCCTTCCATGTTAAGGAGTTGTACAAAGAGGAGTTTCACGCGCTTCTCGCCACGAGTTTCCGCCATGTTGAGATGCTAGGGCAGCGCGTCGTTTACGGGTCACTGATTGTAGGTGAACGCTCCATCACCCATGGTTTCTCCAATTATCTAAAGCGGAAGTGCGTCGAGCATTCGCACGAGCTTAATGCACCGGTATATGACGTGGCGTTCGCTTCTGACGCGCCGCTGCCTCAAGTCGAGCTGACATTCTACGAGCAGATGCACGGGGAGCAGTTCGCTGCTGATTATCTAACGCATGAGTTGATGAAGCACCACTACACGGCCGTGGCCCTGGATAAGATGCGCCAGGATCTGGAGGCGCAGATTTCGGTCCTGCAGCCACGCGGTCAACGGTGTGAGGAAGAAATCGCGAGCCTCCGTGAGCAAGTAAAGCAGGGTCAGGCGCAAATCACTGCGCTGCACCAGCAGGCGAAGCAGCGCGAAGTACGCATCACCGGCATGACCGAGCTCGTCAACCGCCGTGAAGTGGAGATCCATGATCTAGAGCGCCAGATTTGGGACTGGAACCGCAACGTCGCCGAACTACTGAAGGTGCATGACGAAGCCAAGCGACAAGTCGAGCAGTTGGAAGGGGCACTGAATGCCCTCCAAACTTCGACGACGTGGCGAATGCTCGGTTGGTTGCGCTGGTTGACTCGACAGCGCCATCGCGCGCGCCAAGCCCTAGCCTTGCTCCCAGGCGCGATCCGCCGGGCCGGTGGTATCGCTCCGTTAGCAAGGATCGTGTTGCGGTCGTGGTCAAGGGGGGGGCTCTCGGAAGTGAGAGCGGCCGCCAGCCGCCATGCCGATTTGGAAGCATCCGGTGCTTCGACAACTGCTGCAGGTGAGACGCCAGCCGCCAGTGTCGCCCCGTCCGGGCCGGAAATTCTGTTCATTTCTCATGAAGCATCCCGAACTGGGGCACCCATTTTCCTCTTGGACCTGATCCGCATCGTCAAGCAGGCGATGGGAGTGCGTTGCACTATCGTCCTGTGTGCTGGCGGCGAGCTAGAAGCCGATTTCCGCGAACTCGGCGACGTGTATGTGTTGCCAGCCCGCCATTTCGTCGATCCGACGACTTTGGCTGCTTTGAAGCAACGCGACATTCGACTGATCTACGCCAATACAATTACCAATGGCGCGGTGCAACAGCAGCTTAAGACGTTAAGCAAGCCGACAATTTGCCATGTCCACGAACTAGCCTATTCAATCGAGCGGCATTTTGGACTGGAGAATCTCCAGCGCGTGGTCGATGCTACTGACCTGTTCTTGGCTGGTTCTGACGTTGTCCGCAGGTATCTCGTTGATCACGGTAACGTGTTGCCGGAGCGAGTCCAGATCGGCTATCCCTTTATTGATACGGCGAGTAACCGGGCGCGGGCAGCGCAATCTGTGCCACCACTCGAGTTGCCCGATGATGCGGTTGTAGTCGTAGCATGTGGCACGATCTGTTGGCGTAAGGGCACGGACCTGTTTCTACAGGTCGCTCAGCGGGTGCTTCATGCTTGCAAGCGGCCCGTCGAATTCGTGTGGATCGGCGGCCCGCTCAAGAGCAGCGAATATGCCAATTTGCGCTACGATGCCGAGCAGCTTGGTGTCAGTGAGCACTTGCATTTCCCCGGGGCGGTGCAAGATCACATACCGTACTTGGCGCAAGGAGATATCTTCGTACTTCCGTCGCGAGAGGATCCATTTCCACTGGTCGTGCTGGACGCCGCCTCACTAGGTTCACCGATTGTCTGCTTCGATCGGGCGGGCGGCGCACCCGAACTAGTGGAAAAAGATGCGGGCAATGTGGTCGAGTACATGGACGTGGACGCCATGGCCGCAGCCGTTTCCACACTGGTCGACGATGATGAGCTGCGGGCCAGGCTGGGAGAGCGGGCGAAACAGAAGGTCAACATCCGGCACGATAAAGGTGTCGTGGGAGTACAGACGATCGAAGTGATCAAGGCTTATATGGAGAAAGTGGCGGTGCATCATGAATGA
- a CDS encoding class I SAM-dependent methyltransferase translates to MTIKCTVCGSTELGYQDVLWDRLVRDWQLAPEEEAYLNRQQGLHCIACGNNLRSMALADAITDAYGYQGTLAAFVLTPVANRLRVLEINEAGNLTPILSQMEQHQLVSYPAVDIQDLPFSEEAFDIVLHSDTLEHVPNPIAGLAECRRVLAPGGRCIFTVPVVVGRMSRSREGLNLSFHGSEQENREGLAVRTEFGADVWAYVLRAGFRSVKIHALEYPAGTALEAIR, encoded by the coding sequence ATGACGATTAAGTGCACGGTATGCGGCTCAACTGAGCTCGGCTATCAAGATGTTCTGTGGGATCGCTTGGTTCGAGACTGGCAGCTTGCGCCCGAAGAGGAGGCATACCTCAATCGCCAGCAGGGCCTGCACTGCATTGCGTGTGGGAACAACCTGCGTTCCATGGCATTAGCGGACGCTATAACGGATGCCTATGGCTACCAAGGCACGCTGGCAGCGTTTGTCCTGACGCCCGTCGCCAACCGGCTACGCGTGCTAGAGATCAACGAGGCCGGCAACCTCACGCCGATTTTGTCCCAGATGGAACAGCATCAGTTGGTCTCATATCCAGCCGTCGATATCCAGGACTTGCCCTTTTCGGAAGAAGCGTTTGACATCGTGCTTCACTCGGATACGCTGGAGCACGTACCCAACCCCATTGCGGGATTGGCCGAATGTCGCCGGGTTCTGGCGCCGGGTGGCCGCTGTATTTTCACCGTGCCGGTGGTGGTCGGACGGATGTCCCGGTCCCGTGAGGGGCTGAACCTCAGCTTTCACGGGTCCGAGCAGGAAAACCGCGAGGGCCTGGCGGTTCGCACCGAATTCGGCGCGGACGTCTGGGCGTACGTGCTGCGGGCCGGCTTTCGGTCGGTGAAAATTCACGCGCTGGAGTATCCCGCAGGTACAGCCCTCGAGGCAATTCGATAA
- a CDS encoding ABC transporter ATP-binding protein produces the protein MSFEIAIKVDNLSKCYQIYDKPRDRLMQMLARGRKRYFREFWALRDVSFEIRRGQTVGIIGRNGSGKSTLLQMICGTLAQSSGSIVVNGRVAALLELGSGFNPEFTGSENVYMNAALLGLTREQIDARYDRIVEFADIGQFIDQPVKTYSSGMIVRLAFAVIAHVDADILVIDEALAVGDAFFVQKCMRFLRTFMEKGTVLFVSHDTGAVLNLCQHAVWLGAGEMRAQGEPKDVAAAYLKDLYESLQGGDAAVDDSSSPKAPSGPAARRDMREDFINASPYRNDIELFEFRPESDQFGKRGALIEGVRLLDSASRPLAWAVGGEEVILSISCKAMQMLAGVIVGFQVKDRLGQVVFADNTYLTYAKEPRVYEAGEVFDAAFHFAMPLLPTGDYVIGAAIAEGTQADHVQHHWLHDALAFRVHASRICFGIFGVPMSRISIESRQ, from the coding sequence ATGTCGTTTGAAATAGCGATCAAAGTAGACAATTTGAGCAAGTGCTATCAAATCTACGATAAGCCGCGCGATAGGCTCATGCAGATGTTGGCTCGGGGTCGCAAGCGTTACTTTCGCGAATTCTGGGCACTCAGAGATGTGTCGTTCGAAATTCGTCGTGGGCAGACTGTTGGCATAATCGGGCGTAACGGCAGTGGCAAGTCGACCTTGCTACAGATGATTTGCGGCACCCTGGCCCAGAGCAGTGGCTCAATCGTCGTTAACGGCAGGGTTGCCGCTCTGCTCGAATTGGGGTCTGGATTCAATCCCGAATTCACGGGCTCCGAAAATGTCTATATGAACGCTGCTCTGCTCGGTCTGACCCGTGAGCAGATCGACGCGCGATATGACAGGATTGTAGAGTTTGCCGATATCGGGCAGTTTATCGATCAACCCGTCAAGACATACTCCAGTGGCATGATCGTCCGGTTGGCCTTCGCCGTCATTGCACACGTAGACGCCGATATTCTCGTAATCGACGAGGCCCTCGCAGTCGGAGATGCGTTCTTCGTGCAGAAATGCATGCGCTTCCTGCGGACTTTCATGGAGAAAGGCACAGTGCTATTCGTGAGCCACGATACCGGCGCAGTGTTGAACCTGTGCCAGCATGCCGTATGGTTAGGTGCCGGCGAAATGCGCGCGCAAGGGGAGCCCAAGGACGTGGCGGCTGCCTATCTCAAGGATCTGTACGAATCTCTTCAAGGCGGCGATGCCGCTGTGGATGACAGTTCAAGTCCGAAAGCCCCGTCAGGGCCGGCGGCCCGCCGTGACATGCGGGAGGATTTTATCAACGCCTCGCCTTACCGAAACGACATCGAACTGTTTGAGTTCCGACCAGAGTCGGACCAGTTTGGCAAACGCGGCGCGCTTATTGAGGGTGTACGGTTGCTGGATAGCGCAAGTCGGCCGCTTGCGTGGGCGGTGGGCGGCGAAGAGGTCATCCTCTCGATAAGCTGCAAGGCCATGCAGATGCTAGCAGGCGTCATCGTAGGCTTTCAAGTAAAGGACCGCCTCGGTCAAGTGGTTTTCGCTGACAACACCTACTTGACGTACGCGAAGGAGCCTCGCGTTTACGAAGCTGGGGAAGTCTTTGATGCGGCATTTCACTTTGCCATGCCATTGCTACCGACGGGAGACTACGTCATCGGCGCGGCCATCGCAGAGGGCACTCAGGCGGACCACGTGCAACATCATTGGCTGCACGATGCGTTGGCGTTTCGCGTGCACGCATCTCGCATATGTTTCGGTATATTCGGCGTTCCGATGAGTCGGATCAGTATCGAGAGCAGACAATGA
- a CDS encoding ABC transporter permease, which produces MQAFPTTPRAMYTGFCINRALIMVLIKREVLGRYRGSIMGVLWSFFNPMCMLAVYTFVFAYVFKARWGTTEGSRAEFALILFAGLIVFNFFAECVTRAPGLVLANANYVKRVIFPLEVLAWSNAGAALFHAGVSLLVWIIFYCIGWGIPHWTIVLLPVVVLPLGMISMGFSWFLASLGVYLRDVSQIMGLVTTILMFMSPIFYPSTALPERFRSVFLLNPLTPAVEQAREVLIFGRLPDWTVLGVYLIVGIVVMCLGFAWFQKTRRGFADVV; this is translated from the coding sequence ATGCAGGCATTTCCTACCACTCCGCGTGCGATGTACACCGGTTTTTGCATAAACCGTGCGCTTATCATGGTGTTGATTAAGCGCGAGGTATTAGGTCGATACCGGGGCTCTATCATGGGTGTACTCTGGTCATTTTTCAACCCAATGTGCATGCTGGCTGTGTATACCTTCGTGTTCGCCTACGTCTTTAAGGCTCGTTGGGGTACTACAGAAGGGTCGCGCGCTGAGTTTGCTTTGATCCTTTTCGCAGGGCTGATTGTGTTCAATTTCTTCGCCGAGTGTGTGACCCGCGCGCCCGGCTTGGTCCTCGCCAATGCCAATTATGTGAAACGTGTCATCTTCCCGCTCGAGGTCCTGGCATGGTCCAATGCAGGCGCGGCCCTCTTCCATGCCGGTGTGAGTCTGCTTGTGTGGATTATTTTCTATTGCATCGGGTGGGGGATACCGCACTGGACTATCGTTCTGTTGCCCGTGGTGGTACTGCCCCTGGGAATGATTTCAATGGGGTTCTCGTGGTTTCTCGCGTCACTTGGCGTCTATCTGCGTGACGTGTCCCAAATCATGGGGCTGGTGACCACCATACTGATGTTCATGTCGCCGATTTTCTATCCAAGCACCGCGTTGCCCGAGCGGTTCCGTTCAGTGTTTCTACTTAACCCCTTGACGCCGGCGGTGGAGCAGGCGCGAGAAGTTCTTATCTTCGGCAGATTGCCTGATTGGACGGTGCTTGGGGTGTATTTGATCGTAGGAATTGTAGTTATGTGTCTAGGTTTCGCGTGGTTCCAGAAGACGCGCAGGGGATTCGCTGATGTCGTTTGA